A stretch of the Salmo salar chromosome ssa20, Ssal_v3.1, whole genome shotgun sequence genome encodes the following:
- the LOC106581278 gene encoding serpin H1: MWVTNVVVLCLLAVAASGEDKKKLSSHATTMADKSANLAFSLYHTVAKEKDLENILISPVVVASSLGMVALGGKASTASQVKSVLSADALKDEHLHTGLSELLTEVSDPKTRNVTWKISNRLYGPSSVTFADNFVKSSKKHYNYDHSKINLRDKRSAVNSINEWASKSTDGKLPEITKDVQNADGATIANAMFFKPHWDEKFHEKMVDNRGFLVTRSFTVSVPMMHRTGLYKFHDDTENRLFVLDMPLGQKQSSLVFIMPYHLEPLDRLEKLLTRKQLETWMGKMEERAVAISLPKVSMEVSHNLQKTLGELGLTDAVDKTKADLSNISGKKDLYLSNVFHASSMEWDIEGNPFDTSIFGSEKLRNPKLFYADHPFIFLVKDNKTNSILFIGRMVRPKGDKMRDEL, encoded by the exons GGCCGTTGCGGCCTCCGGAGAAGACAAGAAGAAGCTGAGCAGCCATGCCACCACCATGGCTGACAAGAGCGCCAACCTGGCCTTCAGCCTCTACCACACGGTGGCCAAGGAGAAGGACCTTGAAAACATCCTGATATCCCCTGTGGTGGTGGCCTCCTCCCTTGGCATGGTGGCTCTCGGGGGCAAGGCTTCCACCGCCTCCCAGGTCAAGTCTGTCCTCAGTGCTGACGCCCTGAAGGATGAGCACCTGCACACAGGCCTGTCAGAGCTTCTGACTGAGGTTAGTGACCCCAAGACTCGTAACGTCACATGGAAGATCAGTAACCGCCTCTACGGCCCCAGCTCGGTCACCTTCGCCGACAACTTTGTGAAGAGCAGCAAGAAGCACTACAACTATGACCACTCGAAGATCAACCTCAGGGACAAGAGGAGCGCAGTGAACTCCATCAACGAATGGGCGTCCAAGTCGACAGACGGCAAGCTGCCTGAGATCACCAAGGATGTGCAGAATGCCGACGGAGCAACGATCGCCAACGCTATGTTCTTCAAGC CTCACTGGGATGAGAAGTTCCATGAGAAGATGGTAGACAACCGTGGCTTCCTGGTGACCCGTTCATTCACAGTCTCTGTTCCCATGATGCATCGCACCG GTCTCTATAAGTTCCATGATGACACAGAGAACAGGTTGTTTGTGCTGGACATGCCACTGGGCCAGAAGCAGTCCAGCCTGGTGTTCATCATGCCCTATCACCTGGAACCCCTTGACAGGCTGGAGAAGCTGCTGACCCGCAAGCAGCTGGAAACCTGGATGggaaagatggaggagagggcCGTGGCCATCTCTCTGCCCAAAGTCAGCATGGAGGTTAGCCACAACCTCCAG AAAACTCTTGGTGAACTTGGTCTGACCGACGCTGTGGACAAAACCAAGGCCGATCTGTCCAACATCTCCGGCAAGAAGGACCTGTACCTCTCCAACGTGTTCCACGCCTCTTCAATGGAGTGGGACATCGAGGGGAACCCCTTCGACACAAGCATCTTCGGAAGCGAGAAGCTGAGGAACCCCAAGTTGTTCTATGCTGACCATCCCTTCATCTTCCTGGTGAAGGACAACAAGACCAACTCCATCCTCTTCATCGGCAGAATGGTGCGACCCAAAGGAGACAAGATGCGTGACGAGTTGTAA